The genomic window AAACTTATTCCAGCTTCCAGACAAAATCAACTTTAGACCACAGTTGTTCAGCTTTGCCGTCTTTGCTACCAGGCTTAAATTTACACTGGCTCAAAGCACTCAGCGCCGCCTTGTCCAAGCTCTTAGAACCACTCGATTTTTCGACTTTGGATTCGACTACCTTGCCATCGGTGCCAACCAGGAAACCCATGCCGACCGTACCGGTCTCTTCGTTCATGAGCGCTGCTTTTGGATATTTTGGAGGATCGCAAGACTTACTATCCATCACGGGTGCGACCTCTGCCGCAAATGAAGACGAAGCGGCAGCCAATAAACAAGCGCTAGCAATCAGAGACAAACGAGTTTTCATAAATACACTCTACTTTATTAAATAATTAAAAATTCTACGTCAACTTACGATAACAGCGCCAATCCTGAGGCAGCTTTGCCCCAGTCTTTAAGGACTTACTCAAAACTGTTCCAGCTAGGCGTACCGCCGCAGACAGTACTTTAGTACGGCAAGGCGGATACAACAACGCTGGGACGGTTTTGCGTAAGTCCTTAAAACTCTTCCCACTCGTCAGCACCGGCAGCAGCGGCTTTTTTCGGTACCGCTTTAGTCGCTGGTAAAGACTTGTAGGCAGCAACTTTAGGCTTAGTTTTTGCAGGCAGACGTGTCACTTCGGCGCGACGAGCTGGTGCTACCGCTGCCTTGATCTGGCCACGCTGTTCGCCCGCGTTGAGTTTAAATATGCTGACCACTTTTGCCAATTCGGAGGCCTGATCTTGCAAACTCTGAGCCGCTGCGGCTGCTTCTTCTACCAACGCCGCATTCTGCTGAGTCATACCGTCCATTTCTATCACCGAGCGGTTAATCGCCTCGATGTCGGAACTTTGTTCCTGGCTGGCGGCACTGATCTCGGCAATAATATCGGTCACATGCTTGACGCTAGTGACGACTTCATCAATGGTAACGCCGGCCTGCCCAACTAACTTGGTACCAATCTCAACCTTCTCTACTGAGATCCCTATCAAGGTCTTAATCTCTTTGGCGGCCGCGGCACTACGCTGCGCCAGGTTTCTCACCTCTGAGGCAACCACAGCAAAGCCACGACCCTGTTCACCAGCCCGCGCCGCTTCCACCGCGGCATTCAAGGCCAAAATATTGGTCTGAAAAGCGATCCCATCAATCACACTAATGATGTCGACAATTTTCTTGGAGGATTCATTAATCGAGCTCATGGTTTCGACCACTTGTGTCACCACCACGCCGCCTTGACGCGCCACTTCTGAAGCCGATGCTGCCAACTGATTCGCCTCACGGGCATTATCCGCATTTTGCTTAACCGTGGTGGTCAGTTCACGCATGGAAGAGGTGGTTTTCTCCAGCGAACTTGCTTGTTGCTCAGTACGATTCGAGAGATCCAGATTACCGCTGGCAATTTCACTGGAAGCGGTAGCGATGGTGTCGGTACCGACTCTCACCTGACCGACAATATTCACCAGACTGTCGCGCATGGTTTTCATTTCAGCCAATAAGCTAGTCTCATCACCCGCCTTAGTTTCAATCACAGCGGCCAAGTCGCCTGCCGCAATTTGGCTAGCGATTTGCGCGGCATAATCCGGCTCACCGCCGAGCTGCTTCAAGATACTACGGGTAATCACCACGGCAGCAGCAATCCCCGCCAGCAAAGCCAATGCACCCAGTACCAACATCAGGGCCCTGGCACTGGCAAAGGCTGATTTGGCGTCCTGAGCGATTTCAGCATTGAGCTTATCCTCGACGGCCACCAACTCATCAAGGGTATCGAGCCATTTTTTCTGGATAGGGCGGATTTTTTTGATCAAGGCGACAGTCGCTACTTCAGGATTATTCGCCAGACCTAATTCTTGCGCTTTAGCTGGCAAGGCCGCAGCGGCAGTTTCTTGTTCCTTAATTTTCGCCAAGAGAGCCTTCTCTTCAGCGGTGGTCGCAGTCTCAGTGCTGAACATTTTCGCCAGCTTTTCTTCCGCTTCCGCATACTTCTTAGACTGTTCTTTGATCTTCGCCAGATCCGGTGCCATATCATCGGCATCATTTAATAAAGTCAAATTGCGCAAAGACACCATGCGATCAAAAACAATGGCGCGCATGTCCATCACCAAACGGGTCTCGACGTTACTCACACCAACGATCTTTTCCAGCCTGTCCTGGATTTGCGCCATGCGCGTAATACCCAACAAGGTAACCACAGTCAACAAGACCAAGACCAACGCAAAGCCTAAGCCCAAACGTTTCCCTACCTTCATTTTTGTGAAATTCATTATATTTTGAGTGATATCTAAAATTGATGGGAATTGTGAGTCAGAAACGCTATCAACTTCGAATTTACTTAATTTAAACAAGCCTGCAGTGCCCAGCTTGCCGTACACAGCATATCGAAATTTTTTTGTAGATTTTCTACATTTTTATTATTATTTTTTTGACGTTTTCCGACAAACCAGAAAACATACTTGCGTCGAATATACTCTATTATTTTTTGAAGGCAAGAGATTTTTTGAAGTCAAAAAGCAGCTCGATTCATCGTTGATAAGAAATTTTAAAGTCGTCTCGATTTTTATGAATCCATCAGTTTTTTCTTAAAAATAAGAAGAGAACTATCGGAAAAAATTGCCCTATTAGCCCAAATTTTCTTTGCTACAAATCAAACCAAACAATGTTTGATATGGCGGACTGAATTATTAAAGTTCAACGGCCAAAAAGGATGCGAGCTTTATCCCGAAAAAATATTCTCCATGATTTTTGTTGTCTAGCAATAAATTGCTAAAATAAGAAATGGGGTAGCTTTCAAGGTTACTCGCGGCGCATTCAGATTGTTAATAAAAAATATATTTATAACTTGTGCTTTTTGTATCTGACAGTAATGTAGAATAATTATTTTTAAAAATGAAAGGAATTTTTCATGACTTCAAAATCACTTTTTCTTTTGCCTATTTTCTCGCTTCTATTTGGCTGCGCGGAACCTTTAGTCACGAGTCAAAATACGCCACAAGAAGAAAAGGTCTATATAACTGGTAGCAATCTTCCTCAGAAAAAAGGAAGCAGTAATGTGGGTCAAATGAGTAAAGAGGAAATAGAGGCCACAAAACGTAGTAACGGCCCGTTGACGATAGGAAGATAAATGATTGCTGTGCACCGCAAAAATTGAATCAGATCGATTTTTCGGGCAAATGGAATATCAAATTATCTGTTTAAAAATCTAATCAGTTTTTTTACGCAAATTTCTATCTGCACATGCAGTTATAGGATCTATAACTGCAAATTTACTTTTCAGTTCAACAATTCAAAGTAAAAACGTAAAAGCCCGGACATGCATGAACGATAAATTGATTATCGATCACAAATGTCCGGGCTTTTTAATGCATCCCACATTACCTAGATCAGGTATTGTGGGAGTTTAATATTACATGAAGCGGTATCCAACTGTGACATACACGAAACGTCCGCGTGGATCGTATTGAGTAATATCATAGCCAGATTGGAACTGATTACTTACAGGTACAAATATTGGTGGCTGTTTGTTTGTCAAATTACGTACGCCCAGACCCAATGTTAAGCCTTTGATGCCTTTGTAAGTTACGTTTGCATCGTACAAAGATTGCGCAGAGACGAAGTTACGCTCGCCATCAACTTGTCTGAAACCTGTTTCGTAACCATTGTAATAGTTCTGAATCAGAGTTGTAGCAAAATCACCATAAGTCCAAGTGCCACTCAAAGCATGCTTCCAGCGCAATACGATACCGCCGCTATCTGCGCCCAAAACAGGATCGCCGTTGGCGTCAACCAAAGTACCGACTTTCTGAGAAATAGTTCCGCCTGGGCTAGTTTGATCATACTTGCTCATGTAGGTACCGTTTAAGGCAAAATCAAACTTACCGACTGAGCTATTAAGACGCCATACTGCAAAGACATCAGCACCGGCAACTATCGCATCGCCAGTATTCGCTAAAGTCGTTTGAACCGTATCAACATCGTTACCGTTCAAAGTGACCAAGTTCTTATAAGCAGGGTCACCAGCTCTGAAGCGAGAAACAACTTCTTGCGCAGAAGGAGTCGCCAGAATGTCCTTAACCTGAACTTCGAACAAATCCACGCCAAATGTGAAGTTATTAAATGGCGACAACACCATACCAACTGATTTCTGCTTGGATTTCTCAGGTTTCAAATTAGGGTTACCACCACTAACACCCGTCACTTGCAACTGGCTCTGACCAGTGGCTGGATCGTTAAATTGGGCAGTTGATCCTGTTGTTTGAGGAGTCCACAGATCGGTCAAAGTAGGAGCACGGAAACCTGTACCGACAGAAGCGCGCAACACCAATGGTTTAGTCGGCTGCCAACGTACATTAGCCTTGTAATTTGTTGATGCGCCAACGTCATTATAACGATCGTTACGTACGGCTAAGCCACCTTCCAGGTTTTTCAGGAAAGGAACGCTCAATTCACCAAATACAGAATTAATAGTCCGGCTTTGATCAATTGGAGGCACCGCACCGCCCAAACCAGCAACGTCACCCGCAGTCATTGCTGGGCTAGGGTTAGTCAAATAAGACTCACGACGTGTTTGCAAGCCGGCCGCATATTGTGCCGTGATGCCAGCAAGCTCAGGCAAATCACCACTCAACTTAGCATCAGCAACTCTACTCTTAGAGGTACCGTGAATAGTATCACCAGTATATTGAGCAGTCTTCAATTTTTCAGCCAAGGCACCCGTCTGCGCACCACCGGCTACCCAAGGGTTCCAGTTATTTGCTGGGTCATTGATAATTTTTGCGTAAGCAACTTGTGAGAAATATCCACCAGGTACAGTGCCATCCACTTTACTTTGGTTAGCAGCAAAGGCAACTTCATAGTCCTGACCAAGCACTGAACCTTTAGCGCCGATTACCATACGGCTTTGAGTTGCAACGTCCTTGCTTTGACGGCCGCCAAAATCGAATACACGGCTAGTAATCGCCAAAGGTTTACCGATCAAACTATTGAAACCTTGAGCAGTCAAATAAGGCACAGCTATATTTTGATAAGCTGGATTACTTGGATACAAAGTCAAGAATGGATCGACTTTTTGATTTGCAAATTCAGCATCCGTAGTTAAGAAGCTACGACGAACCGGGCTAGCCTGGAATGTTTGAGTAACTGTGCTCTTAGAGTACAAAGCATCGGCAAACAACTCATGATTCGCATTTATTTTAAAAGCAAAGTTACCTGTGAAATTGGTCAATTCACGATCAGGTATCAAACCGACGAAGCCATTACTATCAAATGCGCAGTAAGGCGCGCCTTTGCTTGTGTTGGTCGCGTTTTTGAACATTTTTATGGATTCGCAAGTATTACTCGCGGCCAAAGGATTTCCGTATCCAGAACCTGGCGAATTACCAAAACCGGGAACGCGATCCGGACTTGTTGGATAAGCACCTGGAACAACCGCACCCTCAATATTTCCCTGGCCAGTCGCACCAGCAGTATAGTAAGGCGAATTGTTACCGGATTTCGCGTATTCACGATCCTTAGCAAACAACGCATCTTCTTTTTCCATCGACGCAGACAAGACGACGCTAAAACGATCAGTATCTAAATTACCAAAACCAGCGGTAATCGATGCTTTTTTGTTTTGTCCGCCACCTTTGGTAGAAGGCGAGCCATAACCAGCTGTCGCTTCTACACCTTGGAAATTCTTAGACAAAATAAAGTTAACCACACCGGCAACAGCATCACTACCATAAACACCAGAAGCGCCGTCTTTCAATACTTCAACCCGTTCGATTGCGGCCAAAGGAATCACGTTGACGTTAACTGTGGCACCACCACCTGCTGCAAATGCGGCAAGTCTACGGCCATTGACCAGAACCAGAGTACGCTCAGAACCCAGGCCCCGCAAAGAAATCGAGGAGACACCATAAGTTGAAGAGCCAGCACCAGTCGCATTATTCGTTGCGCCTGAGGAGGACAAGGAAGAGATAGAATTTAACAATTCTTGTGTGCTCGTTGCACCAGTCCGTGCGATCTCAGTTTTGTTGATCACTTGGACCGACAATGCTGTTTCACCGTCAACGCGTTTTACCGAAGAACCGGTAATTTCAACTCTCTGTACCGATGCCTCTTGCGCCACTGCCTGTTGTGCCAACAAGCTTGCGCTCATTGCTACACCGCCGACAAACATCAGACGTACTGATCGGGATAACATTTTTTCAACCATGATTAACAATCTCCGCTTGGAATTTTGAACTAATTAATTTTGCTTTGCGGGCAATATTGCACGCCGACTTTTATAAAGTTTCTCTTCACAAAAATCTACATCCCTCTTACGAATACTTTTTCCAAATACTTATGCCGCTAGTGCAACAAATGTGTTTTTTGTAATTTTTGTAAACAAGTTCGTTTTTTTGAACCAATTTATGTAAATTATTCTGTCAAAATGTATCCACAACACATGGAACCATTTTGACTACGTTAGTGTCAATACGGACTTTTTTCAAATTCGCAAAAAAACAACAAATAGAAAATTGTTGTTTTTTTGAGGCTTTTTTAATGCTCATTTCTTGTGCTTTGCAGCAAATTCTTTAAGGAATGCACTGATAACATACGGATTTTGCATTTATTCGCCTTAAATTAGCTCAGGCAAAATATTATTCTTACTATCCGAGTATGGCTTTGTGGAAATTTGCAGATTAGGGCAGAGTTTTTGGAAATGCCGTTCATTCTTGCCATTTACTAACGAATCTGTATCTTTAAGGAAGTAAAAATTCTCTAATTAACAAAGAAAAACGCTCACATTTGGTGCAAAATTTCGGCGAAAAATTTGCGCTAACGCAAAAAAATATATTTCGACCTTGACACGGCTTTGTCTCCAATTTGCGACTAATGCGCTCATTTCGCAGGTTTGACGCATGCAGCTTTTGGTTTAGAGCCTGTCTCCTAGCTGGAAATCGACAGCCGCATCCCTGCTTTGTGTATTCTGGCGTCATCTTTTATCTAGAGGCAGGCTCATGGCACTTACTTCCCCCCAACTTTATCCCCATCTTCTGGCTCCGCTCGACTTGGGCTTTACGCAACTGCGTAACCGTACCATCATGGGTTCCATGCATACAGGCTTGGAAGACCGCTTCTATAATTACCCTAAATTAGCGGCCTATTTCAGGGAAAGGGCGCGCGGCGGTGCTGGTCTGATCGTCACTGGCGGGATTTCACCGAATCGGCGCGGTTGGCTATTGCCGTTTGGCGGCACCATGAATAGTCTGGCCGATATCTGGAATCATAATAAGGTGACGACTGCCGTGCATGAGGAAGGCGGCAAGATCGTGATGCAGATATTACATTCGGGTCGTTACGGCTACCAACCCTTTGTGGTGTCGGCCTCGGCTAAAAAATCGCCCATATCGATGTTTAAGCCCAAGGCTTTGAGTGAAGCCGGTATACAAAGCACCATCAAGGACTATGTACGCTGTGCCAGACTAGCGCAAAAAGCTGGCTATGACGGGGTCGAGATTATGGGTAGCGAAGGCTATCTGCTGAATCAATTTTTATGTGCGCGCACCAATTTTCGCCAGGATCAATGGGGCGGCTCTATAGAGAACCGCATGCGTCTGCCGGTCGAGATCGTGCGTAGTGTGCGTGCTGCCGTGGGTAGCAATTTCATCATCATGTACCGTCATTCGATACTCGATCTGGTCGAAGGTGGGAATAGCTGGGACGAAGTAGTTAGTGTGGCGCAGGCCTTGGAGCGGGCTGGCGTAACGATACTCAATACTGGGATAGGCTGGCATGAAGCGCGTGTTCCGACTATCGTCACCTCGGTACCACGAGCCGCCTTCGCCAGTGTGGCTGGGCGACTAAAGCAAGTGCTTACTATCCCTGTAGTCGCCTCGAATCGTATCAATATGCCGGATCAGGCTGAGGCCATTATTGCCAACGGTGATGCCGATATGGTGTCGATGGCGCGCCCTTTTCTGGCCGATCCTGAGTTCGTCAATAAAGCCGCCAGTGGCCGTAGCGACGAAATCAACACATGTATTGCCTGCAATCAAGCTTGTCTGGATCACACTTTTGCGAATAAGCGTGCCTCTTGTTTAGTCAACCCGCGCGCTGCGTTTGAAACCGAGCTGCGCTTTTTAAAAACTGCCCAAGCCAAAAGAGTCGCTGTCATCGGGGCTGGGCCTGCCGGTTTATCGGCCGCCACGGTCGCCGCAGAATGCGGCCATGATGTCACGCTGTTTGATAGCAGCGACAAAATAGGCGGGCAATTCAATATAGCAATGCAAGTTCCAGGTAAGGAGGAATTTGCCGAAACCATGCGCTACTTTAGACGTAGACTAGAAGTGACCGGTGTTCGGGTTCAGTTAGGGCATAGAGTTAGCCGCGCTGAATTACTCACGCAAAATTTCGACGAAATTATCGTCGCTACTGGCATTGTTCCACGTACCCCGCGCATTATTGGCGCCGAGCATCCCATGGTTTTGTCCTATCTTGATGTTTTGCAACATAAGAAGCCGGTTGGAAAGCGCGTGGCGATCATAGGTGCCGGTGGCATAGGTTTTGATGTCGCTGAGTATCTGTTGCACGATACTAGTAAGCCCTTGCCGCTACCACTATCAGACTGGTTGGCCGAATGGGGCGTCGATACTCAGGCCAAGGAAAACGGTGGTTTGGTGACACCAACGCCAGCCCATGCTTTCCGCCAGATTTACTTGCTGCAAAGAAAAGAAAGCAAAGTTGGTGCGGGTCTAGGTAAAACCTCAGGCTGGGTACACCGGGCTACTTTGCAAAGAAATGGGGTAGAGATGCTGGCTGGTGTCGATTATCAGCGCATCGACGATCAAGGTCTGCATATCACAGTCAATGGTCAGAGCCGCTTACTGGAAGTGGATAATGTGATCCTATGCGCGGGTCAGGAATCGCTGACCGAGCTAATGCCAGCGCCAGCAGAGACGCAAACTAGCAAGGGCGGCCCACGTTTTCACAAAATTGGTGGCGCCGCCTTGGCCTCAGAACTGGACGCTAAACGAGCGATACGTGAAGGTGCCGAGCTCGCCGCTTCACTTTAGTGACACTAAGCGCATAATTTCGGCAATAAAAAAGCCTGTCATCGACAGGCTTTTTTTATTTACAGCGAGAATTTATTTGGCGGCTTCGGCAGCGGCTACTTTCACTTCTGGCTCTTTAAACTTAGCACCACCCGCATTTGCCAGGTGCACTACGGCTCTAGCGACTTCAACATCATCCAGATCAGGATTGCCGCCTTTAGCTGGCATCGCGTTCAGACCTGTCATCGCATGTGCCAATACTTTATCGTAGCCTTGAGCAATGCGTGGCCCCCAGGCTGCAGCGTCAGCAAACTTAGGCGCACCAGCGGCACCGCTATCATGACAAGCTGCGCAGACCATTTTGTAGACGGCTTCACCGGACTGCAATACTTTAGGGCCGCTCGCGTCCTTGAAGGTGTAGCCTTCATTGGCTACCGGGCTAATTCTTGCCACAATAGATTCTGGCGTCTGCGCATTCGATCCGGCACCGACCACGTCACCACTAGACACGTACTTAATCAACAGAACGATAATAATAATCGGCACCAGCAATCCAGCCAAAACGGCAACGATTAATTGGCCAGGGGTCTTGATCGGTGATTCGTGTTGGTCGTGTGCGTCGCTCATGGTTTCCTCGGTGCAGTATTAGTATAGGGCGGGTTGCTGGTCACTCCAATTTTCTGGAGCTAGGCATACAGCCCTCGATTATAGTGGTAAAAGCGCAGGTTTGGAATGAAAAAGCAGATAGTGCGCCTCTGGTTTGCCTCACAATTGGGCAAAATTCGCCTGATTCACGACACTTTATGGGTATTTTCTCGAAAAACCTGAGTGTTTTAAGCCGACTATGAAGCGGCATTGGACAGAATAAGTCATTTTCCCGCATGCAAACTTGCCTCTAAACAGCTACAATAGCGCTCTGCAAAACTTGCACACCTAAGCGACCGTCTTCCAACGGATAGGATACGGGCCTCCGAAGCCCGCAATACAGGTTCGATTCCTGTCGGTCGCACCAAGTCCCCCCCTCTAATTTACAGCCGAATTGCGCAGCAGCTTGTTGCTGTCATAGCCTTGCAGCAATCTAAGAGTAAAATTGCTGCATGGATCTTCGCCTTCGTTTCGCCAGCGTTTGTCTGGCATTGCTTATTTGCCCAGTGCTGCGCGGCAGCGCGGCCGATTTCAATGCGGTCACCGAAAGCCTGCCCCCCCTCAATTACGAAGAAGAGGGTGTGATTACCGGCTACGCCACCGAACTGTTGCAGGCGAGCACGCAGGCCGCCAAGCTCACGACCAGCATCAGTCTCTTGCCTTGGGCGCGCGCCTATCAGACCGTATTGGCCCAACCGAATACCTTGATTTATTCAATCACCCGCACCCCGGAGCGAGAACCGGTGTTTGATTGGATAGGCCCTATCAGTCCACGCCAGATTTTTGTGTATAAGCTGCGTGAACGTAAGGATATACAAATCAAGACTTTATCGGATGTCGCCAAATACAAAGTTGGCTTGGTAAGGGAGATGGCTTCGACCAAAGACTTTATTAAACAAAGCGAGATCGCCGACAACAACATCGATTTTGCGCCTACCGTAGAATCGAACATTAAAAAGCTGTTCTTGAATCGCATAGACGTGATCGTTTCCCAAGACTGGAGCGCAGCGTTTTTGGCCAAATCGCTCAAGCGCAAACCAGAAGAACTCGAAGCAGTGCTCTTATTAGACAATACACACAGCTATTATTTCGCCATGAATATGAAAACTGATCCTAGCCTGTTGGCGAAACTAAGACAGGGCTTTGAGACCGTACAAAAATCCGGACAGATGGAAAAATTAAAGAACAAATATCTGCGTTGAGACTTTAGCCCAGCCCCGTGCGCTAAAAATTCAGGCAAAAATACATATACTCCCCTAAAAATTTATAAAATCTACCCTCTTGCGCACATGTTCATTGCGCGATTAAAAAATACCCACCCCCAGTATCTATAAATACAGACTTAGGCTGCGGCCACGCGCAGATGCTGGAGCTTGCGGGGCTGTGCTTCAGGCTAGCACCGGGAACAAGCTCAATTGCGTCTCTTCGCGCTGATCCGCCAGCCTGGTACCCAGGCCGATTAGGCGCACCGGCTGGCTGGCGCGCAGATAGCCAGTTTCCAGCAAATCAGCGAATACTTGTGCGTCTAGCGTGCTGCCGCGACACTCCACCGTGGTTTGGTGAAAATCAGCGAAACGGATTTTGACGTAGAGCTTTTGTATGCATTGCTCGGCTTGCGCGCGCTGCATGCGACCCTGCAAGGAGGCATACAGGGTTGGCAATTCAGCCTGGCAAGCCGCCAGATCGGCCAGATCGACCGCGTAGGTTTCTTCTACGCTGACCGACTTGCGCTCAGAACTTGCGATCACCTCGCGTTGATCGATGCCGCGACACAAGAGGTACAGGCTATTGCCGAGTTTGCCGAACTGGCGCAGTAAATCGGGCAACGACCATGTCAGCAAATCCTGGCAAGTCTGGATACCCAGGCCGTGTAATTTGGCGGCGGTGACTTTGCCAACGCCAAACAAGCGCGCCACCGGCAGCGTGGCGACGAAGTCTTCTACCTGACTGGGCAAGATCACGAATTGTCCGTCCGGCTTATTCCAGTCACTGGCGATTTTGGCTAAAAACTTATTTGGTGCCACTCCGGCCGAGGCAGTAATGCCGACTGTGGCGGCAATCCGTGCGCGTATCTCTTGCGCAATCAGGGTGGCACTACCCTGCTGCTGGCTGGCATGGCTGACATCCAGATAGGCTTCATCTAAGGACAAGGGTTCGACTAGTGCAGTGTAATCGGCGTAGATAGACAAAATCTGACGCGACGCAATTCTGTATTTTTCCATACTAGGCGGCAACACTACCAGATCGGGGCAACGTCGCAGCGCTTGTGAAGTGGGCATAGCAGAATGCACGCCGAAACGGCGCGCCTCGTAATTACAAGTAGCCACCACACCGCGTTGCTCGGCACGACCGCCAACCGCCAGCGGCCGACCGCGCAGGCTGGGATCGTCGCGCATCTCGACTGCTGCATAAAAACAGTCGCAATCACAATGGATAATTTTACGAACGGCAGGCTTCACGGCAACACCAAAAATTGAGTCTGTCTATTTTAAGGCAAAGCACAAAAAACTGTATGCATAATCAGTATTATTTTTAGGCGAATGCCCCAATTACCAAGTGCAGAATGACAAATGCGCGGATATGCTTCAGTATCTAGGGATTAACAAATCACTGTAAACCTCTACCACAGCGCTCATGAAAAAAAATTTTGCATCCCTCCTCATCTTGATCTGCAGCAGCAGTTACGCCACCGTGGCACCGGCCTATCTCGAAACTGCCGACGCTCAGGCGGATCTGAATCTAGCCTTGAAGCAGGCGCAGGCCAGCAAAAAGAAGGTCTTGATCATCTTTGGCGCCAACTGGTGCAAAGACTGCCTGGAGCTAGATAAATCATTTAAGGCTGAGAACGCCGCGTTGATAGCGTCTCAGTTTGTGCTGGTAAAAATCGACGTCGGGCAATTCGATAAAAATCTGTCTATCGCCAATGCATACGGCAATCCTATCAAAAAGGGCATACCGGCAGCGGTGATACTGCGCGCCGACAATACTCTGCTGTATGCTAGCAAAGGTGGCGAATTGTCCAATGCCCGTAGAATGGGCGACGCCGGGATTGCCCAGTTTTTCCAACAAGTAATGAGCCAGCACCCCTAACCGGAGCTTCAGCATGT from Undibacterium parvum includes these protein-coding regions:
- the dinB gene encoding DNA polymerase IV, whose translation is MFGVAVKPAVRKIIHCDCDCFYAAVEMRDDPSLRGRPLAVGGRAEQRGVVATCNYEARRFGVHSAMPTSQALRRCPDLVVLPPSMEKYRIASRQILSIYADYTALVEPLSLDEAYLDVSHASQQQGSATLIAQEIRARIAATVGITASAGVAPNKFLAKIASDWNKPDGQFVILPSQVEDFVATLPVARLFGVGKVTAAKLHGLGIQTCQDLLTWSLPDLLRQFGKLGNSLYLLCRGIDQREVIASSERKSVSVEETYAVDLADLAACQAELPTLYASLQGRMQRAQAEQCIQKLYVKIRFADFHQTTVECRGSTLDAQVFADLLETGYLRASQPVRLIGLGTRLADQREETQLSLFPVLA
- a CDS encoding thioredoxin family protein, which produces MKKNFASLLILICSSSYATVAPAYLETADAQADLNLALKQAQASKKKVLIIFGANWCKDCLELDKSFKAENAALIASQFVLVKIDVGQFDKNLSIANAYGNPIKKGIPAAVILRADNTLLYASKGGELSNARRMGDAGIAQFFQQVMSQHP